From the genome of Dehalobacter sp. 12DCB1, one region includes:
- the gatC gene encoding Asp-tRNA(Asn)/Glu-tRNA(Gln) amidotransferase subunit GatC yields the protein MKLSREEVEHVALLARLQLSEEEVELYTEQLNSILGYAEMLQKLETDQVFPTAHAVQLFNVLREDEVKPSMSRDKILKNAPDEDDGFFRVPKIV from the coding sequence ATGAAGCTATCCAGAGAAGAAGTGGAACACGTTGCTCTTCTGGCCAGGCTGCAGCTTTCAGAAGAGGAAGTGGAATTATATACGGAGCAGCTGAATTCAATCCTCGGGTATGCCGAAATGCTCCAAAAGCTTGAAACGGATCAGGTTTTTCCGACCGCCCATGCTGTGCAGCTTTTTAATGTTTTGCGGGAAGATGAAGTCAAACCTTCAATGAGCCGGGATAAAATCTTAAAGAATGCACCTGACGAAGACGACGGGTTCTTTCGGGTTCCGAAAATCGTCTAG
- the gatA gene encoding Asp-tRNA(Asn)/Glu-tRNA(Gln) amidotransferase subunit GatA, translated as MTIFKSLEELHHMLVQKEISCVELTRAYLDYVDSADCWVKAFLTVTADSALTKATEIDKKITAGESLGPLEGLPMALKDNMCTEGIPTTCGSRILENFNPPYNATVTERLNAAGAVLVGKLNMDEFAMGSSTENSGYYPTANPWHLDRVPGGSSGGSAACVAAREVPFALGSDTGGSIRQPAAFCGVVGLKPTYGAVSRYGLVAFASSLDQIGPLTTNVKDNALVLNTIAGHDPKDSTSVPFVKPDYTQFLEKNVKGLKIGIPDEYFASGLNPDVAEVIQKAIRTFESLGAEVERCSLPHTEYAMPAYYIIAPAECSSNLARYDGVRYGYRAEADDMSEMFKKTREKGFGQEVKRRIMLGTYALSSGYYDAYYLKAQKVRTLIKQDFDRAFAKYDVLLSPTAPTTAYKIGEKSDPLAMYMGDVYTIPVNLAGLPAISVPAGFVDGMPVGMQLISKHFDEGTLYKAAYAFEQNTEYHLQMPALLKEVR; from the coding sequence ATGACAATTTTTAAGTCACTTGAAGAACTACATCATATGCTCGTACAGAAAGAGATCAGCTGCGTGGAATTAACCAGAGCGTATCTCGACTATGTTGACAGTGCGGATTGCTGGGTTAAAGCGTTTTTGACGGTAACCGCGGATTCGGCGCTGACCAAAGCAACGGAAATTGATAAGAAGATTACTGCAGGGGAAAGTCTTGGACCGCTCGAAGGGCTGCCCATGGCTCTGAAAGATAATATGTGTACGGAAGGAATCCCGACCACCTGCGGTTCACGGATTCTTGAAAATTTCAATCCGCCCTATAACGCCACGGTGACTGAACGGCTGAACGCGGCAGGGGCCGTGCTGGTCGGCAAACTGAATATGGATGAATTTGCGATGGGGTCCTCCACCGAAAACTCCGGTTACTATCCGACTGCGAATCCGTGGCATTTAGATAGAGTACCGGGCGGATCTTCCGGAGGTTCGGCTGCCTGTGTCGCAGCAAGGGAAGTGCCGTTTGCGCTCGGTTCGGATACCGGAGGTTCCATTCGCCAGCCTGCAGCCTTCTGTGGAGTCGTTGGCCTGAAGCCTACCTACGGTGCTGTGTCACGCTACGGCCTCGTCGCTTTTGCTTCATCACTTGATCAGATTGGACCACTCACGACGAACGTCAAGGATAATGCCCTAGTCCTGAATACGATCGCAGGCCATGATCCGAAGGATTCCACTTCAGTACCGTTTGTTAAGCCAGATTATACCCAATTTTTAGAAAAAAATGTAAAAGGCCTTAAAATCGGGATTCCCGATGAATATTTTGCTTCCGGCCTGAACCCGGATGTTGCTGAAGTAATTCAAAAGGCGATCCGAACCTTTGAAAGCCTGGGCGCCGAAGTCGAGCGCTGTTCACTGCCGCATACGGAATATGCCATGCCGGCGTACTACATTATAGCTCCGGCCGAATGCAGTTCGAACCTGGCCCGTTATGACGGGGTCCGCTATGGTTACCGTGCCGAGGCCGATGATATGAGCGAGATGTTCAAAAAGACCAGGGAAAAAGGCTTTGGCCAGGAGGTTAAGCGCAGGATCATGCTCGGAACGTACGCCTTAAGCTCGGGTTATTATGATGCCTATTACCTGAAGGCCCAGAAAGTGCGGACGTTAATCAAGCAGGACTTTGACCGCGCTTTTGCCAAATATGACGTGCTGCTGTCACCAACAGCGCCGACCACCGCGTATAAGATCGGTGAAAAATCAGATCCTTTGGCCATGTATATGGGAGATGTCTATACGATCCCGGTTAACCTGGCCGGTTTGCCGGCTATTTCCGTGCCGGCAGGATTT